Sequence from the Notamacropus eugenii isolate mMacEug1 chromosome 6, mMacEug1.pri_v2, whole genome shotgun sequence genome:
cttttttagtAGACTGTGAGCCCCAGGAGGTCAGAGATGGATTGTCGGTTGGTTGGTTTATTTAACCTTTGTTTCtcccccagtacctagcataaaTCTCTGTATGCAGTAGTTACTTATTTGTTGGAGTTGTTTTCTCCGATATCCCTTAGGTTATGGTTAATATGGTTAATATGAAGCATACCTGGGCCAATAAATGATGAAGCATTCCTTTATTTGCTATACTTTGGAGTTCTAAATCTGGCCATGCAGTGAACTTGGTGCAAGGATTCACAAATAAGTACAAACATTCTTCATAGTCACTGCATTCCATCATCTCAATCAGAACACCCAGTCTTTGGAGCATTTTTAAACCTTTCTGAATCTCGTCATCATCAAAATAATATGGCCTGGATGCTTTGATGTTAAATTCAATTTTGGTTTGAGACATCATTAAAAAGTGGGTTATTTCGTCACAGCACCAGTGGCAGGGGCTATAGGAAAGAAACCAGGTAATACTGTACTTTGTAGCATTAGGAATATTTGCTGCGAGATAGTCTTCAATTTCCCTTAAAACTAGGATTTCAGCATGGCATTGGCCTGGGATGTTGTAAGCATGGCCCCATAATTTCCAAAGTGTTTTATCATCTTCTTTCAGACTAAAACAGAGCAAAGTTTGGTGGGGTGTTTTTATGTTGCAGAAATGTTCATAGAATTCCTCTTCAGATACTTCTTTCTTTAACCTCAGAGGCATCTTTTAACCTAAacagttgagaaaaaaaattagaaggcaaaaagaagacaatgaaagTCAAATGCATTATGTCTCATTGAATATGTCCTTTCTTTTTaagcaagattttaaaaatattttccctgatatttaaattttcacaataagaggctttttttttttttctgaggctgAGAAATCATATGAATGTAAGTAAATCTTTTTAGCTTGGATTTTTAGTCAAAAGAA
This genomic interval carries:
- the LOC140512734 gene encoding single-stranded DNA cytosine deaminase-like; the protein is MPLRLKKEVSEEEFYEHFCNIKTPHQTLLCFSLKEDDKTLWKLWGHAYNIPGQCHAEILVLREIEDYLAANIPNATKYSITWFLSYSPCHWCCDEITHFLMMSQTKIEFNIKASRPYYFDDDEIQKGLKMLQRLGVLIEMMECSDYEECLYLFVNPCTKFTAWPDLELQSIANKGMLHHLLAQEDNRLDNHLFPTDDSSPVHTESASDFESHVNKVLPEDPNKTPDKKDEFSDIRTPQKTCFPQKTREYGKEVKRKLF